One Natronosalvus halobius genomic region harbors:
- a CDS encoding thiolase family protein, with translation MANRPQAAIVGYGDAFADFDDPKPPITLAARAVREAVEDAGLDRSDVRGQGLLTARRPAADHRPQWNNALASYLNLAPTYSTEVTMHSAGAVSMIEHASMAVREGAVEYVVCAGADAAASLGAYPHIAPSSDKYTNYTEFAGTMDVHPEFEYPYGIIMPAAFGMGARRQMHELGHTAEEFAMASVVCREWGIEFPHATLGHKGPITVEDVLESPMIASPIRLLNVMPLGPGGSGGAFVVTSVENAESLDADPVYVDGYGARATHEHVTPRLNCPYWPERGNLTDTGMADAAERAFAMADLGPADIDVVETDAGTSNAVPLMLEDLGFCEKGDGGKFVREGHIDPDGGSIAFNTDGGALTAGQSGVTLYVDRIIECLRQLRGEALGKQADGVERGLVYATGGPLYACNTIAILSNTR, from the coding sequence ATGGCGAACCGACCACAGGCGGCTATCGTCGGCTACGGCGACGCCTTCGCCGACTTCGACGATCCGAAACCGCCAATCACGCTGGCCGCTCGAGCGGTCCGGGAGGCAGTCGAGGACGCGGGCCTCGATCGATCCGACGTCCGCGGACAGGGCTTGCTGACGGCGCGGCGACCGGCTGCAGACCACCGACCGCAGTGGAACAACGCGCTCGCAAGCTACCTCAACCTGGCGCCGACCTACAGCACAGAGGTTACAATGCACAGCGCGGGCGCGGTTTCGATGATCGAACACGCGAGCATGGCCGTCCGGGAAGGCGCCGTCGAGTACGTCGTTTGCGCCGGGGCCGACGCGGCAGCCTCGTTGGGAGCATACCCCCACATCGCGCCGTCCTCGGACAAGTACACGAACTATACGGAGTTCGCCGGAACGATGGACGTCCACCCCGAGTTCGAGTACCCGTACGGCATCATCATGCCCGCAGCGTTCGGCATGGGCGCGCGCCGACAAATGCACGAACTGGGGCACACGGCGGAGGAGTTCGCGATGGCAAGCGTCGTTTGTCGGGAATGGGGGATCGAGTTCCCGCACGCGACTCTCGGGCACAAGGGGCCGATTACCGTCGAAGACGTCCTGGAGTCGCCGATGATCGCGTCACCGATACGGCTGCTCAACGTGATGCCGCTCGGTCCTGGCGGCTCCGGCGGGGCGTTCGTCGTCACGTCAGTAGAGAACGCCGAGTCGCTCGACGCTGACCCTGTCTACGTCGACGGCTACGGGGCGCGAGCGACCCACGAACACGTTACGCCGCGGTTGAACTGCCCGTACTGGCCCGAACGCGGCAACCTCACTGACACCGGGATGGCCGACGCTGCGGAACGCGCGTTCGCGATGGCTGACCTCGGACCGGCCGACATCGACGTCGTCGAAACCGACGCGGGCACGTCGAACGCGGTACCATTGATGCTCGAAGACCTCGGTTTCTGTGAAAAGGGCGACGGCGGCAAGTTCGTCCGCGAGGGGCACATCGATCCCGACGGCGGCTCCATCGCGTTCAACACCGACGGCGGCGCACTGACAGCCGGCCAGTCCGGCGTCACGCTGTACGTCGACCGCATCATCGAATGCCTCCGTCAGCTTCGGGGCGAGGCGCTCGGTAAACAGGCCGACGGCGTCGAACGCGGTCTCGTCTACGCAACCGGCGGCCCGCTGTACGCATGCAACACAATCGCGATTCTCTCGAATACGCGGTGA
- a CDS encoding Zn-ribbon domain-containing OB-fold protein, whose product MTKNNTYYDKGLGGGRNTLDARRFWEAAQEERLIVQRCDECDEYVFPPQDVCAYCWADALDWVEVDGEGRIHSFSTIHVDIHSTWGDRVPYTVAFVELDEGPFLVTNVVDCEPDDIEIGTAVEVTFGELPAEDGLFPQFRLRE is encoded by the coding sequence ATGACGAAGAACAATACCTACTACGACAAGGGACTCGGCGGCGGCAGGAATACGCTCGATGCGCGACGGTTCTGGGAGGCGGCCCAGGAGGAACGGCTCATCGTCCAGCGCTGCGACGAGTGCGATGAGTACGTCTTCCCGCCCCAGGACGTCTGCGCCTACTGCTGGGCGGACGCGCTCGACTGGGTGGAAGTCGACGGCGAGGGCCGGATCCACAGCTTCTCGACGATTCACGTCGACATCCACTCGACGTGGGGCGACAGGGTGCCGTACACGGTTGCGTTCGTCGAACTCGACGAGGGACCGTTCCTTGTGACCAACGTCGTCGACTGTGAACCGGACGACATCGAAATTGGGACGGCCGTCGAGGTGACCTTCGGCGAGCTTCCGGCCGAAGATGGGCTCTTTCCGCAGTTCCGGCTCCGGGAGTGA
- a CDS encoding CaiB/BaiF CoA transferase family protein → MSQGPLSDVSVLELSTMIAGPYAGQLLGDLGADVVKIERPGTGELSRTLEPSENGHSFYYLTANRNKRSLALDVTREDGREVFMDLVASADVVLENFPPTFTDNYDIGYEAARERNDEIIYCSISAYGETGPYRTDLGIDTTIQALSGTMSMAREEGGKPMRTGVPLNDIFASLYAVQGILTALYNRRETGEGEFVDVSLLDAGVAGLVTRATYSFFTGEPYPPFGRRHNYFAPEGVYEVSDGDVQLSVVTDRHWRRFCEAIDAPELAAELKFETVNDRVENVDDLEAALAEKLGEWTVDDLVDTLQEANVPAAPINDTVSVWDHPQVRAREMRQSLEHPEAGEIDTLGFPVKYDDIEQSIDQHPPILGEHTETILEELGYEEDDVEALVDDGTVEQSD, encoded by the coding sequence ATGTCGCAGGGACCACTCTCAGACGTTTCCGTACTGGAACTCTCGACGATGATCGCCGGCCCGTACGCCGGCCAATTGCTCGGTGACCTCGGCGCGGACGTCGTTAAGATTGAACGACCAGGAACGGGTGAACTCTCGCGAACGCTCGAACCAAGCGAAAACGGTCACAGCTTCTACTACCTGACGGCCAACCGGAACAAGCGGAGTCTGGCGCTCGATGTGACGAGGGAGGACGGTCGAGAGGTCTTCATGGATCTGGTCGCCTCGGCCGACGTAGTACTAGAGAACTTCCCGCCGACGTTCACCGATAACTACGACATCGGCTACGAAGCCGCCCGCGAACGCAACGACGAGATCATCTACTGCTCGATCTCCGCCTATGGCGAGACGGGACCGTACCGAACCGACCTCGGTATCGACACGACCATCCAGGCGCTTTCGGGAACGATGTCGATGGCCCGCGAGGAAGGCGGCAAACCGATGCGAACTGGCGTACCGCTGAACGATATCTTCGCATCGCTGTACGCCGTCCAGGGCATCCTGACGGCATTGTACAATCGTCGCGAGACGGGCGAGGGCGAGTTCGTCGACGTGTCGCTGCTCGACGCCGGCGTCGCCGGGCTGGTGACGCGGGCGACGTACAGTTTCTTTACGGGAGAACCGTACCCTCCGTTCGGCCGTCGACACAATTACTTCGCGCCAGAGGGCGTCTACGAGGTCAGTGATGGCGATGTCCAGCTCTCGGTAGTTACCGACCGCCACTGGCGACGGTTCTGCGAGGCTATCGACGCCCCGGAACTCGCCGCCGAACTGAAGTTCGAAACGGTAAACGATCGCGTTGAAAACGTCGACGACCTCGAAGCCGCGCTGGCGGAGAAACTCGGTGAATGGACGGTCGACGATCTCGTTGATACCCTCCAGGAAGCGAACGTTCCTGCCGCACCGATCAACGACACGGTCTCGGTCTGGGACCATCCGCAGGTCCGGGCGCGTGAAATGCGGCAGTCCCTCGAACACCCCGAGGCGGGCGAGATCGACACGCTCGGCTTCCCGGTCAAATACGACGATATCGAACAGTCGATCGACCA